From Humisphaera borealis, the proteins below share one genomic window:
- the rarD gene encoding EamA family transporter RarD, producing the protein MTASPSRPSSAVGLIYAMAAYLSWGFITLYFAALKAVPPILVLAHRIVWSVVFLTVLLIVFKQGPDFRRAVRNGRLRWAMLGSTVMIAINWYTFIWAVTNRQTVEASFGYFINPLVNVLLGVIVLKERLRLMQWIAIGFAVAGVAVMGWYRGGLPTVSLILASSFGLYGLIRKTASVGPLVGLSIETAILCPIAIGFVAVSTFDGRPMFHWGPLVGVLLMLGGIVTALPLIWFAAAARRLRLATMGFLQYTAPTCQLLIAVLVLGEAFTIWHGRSFGLIWIGLAIYSVDAALAFGRWRSDNAAADKAAAVTASAGSTPTPTGNDAEPVAVPECQA; encoded by the coding sequence ATGCGATGGCGGCTTATCTGTCGTGGGGGTTCATCACCCTCTACTTTGCTGCGCTCAAAGCCGTCCCGCCGATCCTGGTGTTGGCCCATCGCATCGTCTGGTCGGTCGTTTTCCTGACGGTGCTGCTGATTGTGTTCAAGCAGGGGCCCGACTTCCGCCGGGCGGTACGGAACGGCCGGCTGCGCTGGGCGATGCTGGGCAGTACGGTCATGATCGCGATCAACTGGTACACGTTTATCTGGGCCGTCACCAACCGTCAGACGGTGGAAGCGAGTTTCGGCTATTTCATCAACCCGCTGGTCAACGTGCTGCTGGGCGTGATCGTGTTGAAGGAGCGACTGCGGCTCATGCAGTGGATCGCGATCGGCTTTGCCGTCGCCGGGGTGGCGGTGATGGGGTGGTATCGCGGCGGATTGCCGACGGTGTCGCTCATCCTCGCAAGCTCGTTCGGACTGTACGGCCTGATTCGCAAGACGGCATCGGTCGGCCCTCTCGTCGGGCTCTCGATCGAGACGGCGATCCTCTGTCCGATCGCGATCGGTTTTGTCGCGGTCAGCACCTTTGACGGCCGGCCGATGTTTCACTGGGGCCCGCTGGTGGGCGTGCTGCTGATGCTCGGCGGGATCGTGACTGCACTCCCGCTCATCTGGTTCGCCGCCGCCGCAAGGCGGCTTCGCCTGGCGACCATGGGATTCCTGCAGTACACCGCGCCGACATGCCAGCTGCTGATTGCCGTGCTGGTGCTCGGAGAAGCCTTCACGATCTGGCACGGCCGGAGCTTCGGCCTGATCTGGATCGGCCTGGCGATCTACTCCGTGGATGCTGCTTTGGCGTTCGGGCGTTGGCGGTCGGACAACGCTGCCGCCGATAAGGCCGCCGCTGTCACTGCTTCCGCCGGTTCAACCCCGACCCCGACCGGCAACGATGCCGAACCAGTGGCCGTGCCGGAGTGTCAGGCCTGA